GCATAAATGTAGCGTCTGCAAAAATTCCATTATAAGCTGAAGCCGAAACTCCCGGAGCAATGGAAGCATTAAAAACATCCATACATATCGTTAGATAAACATAATCTACACTTTCCAAAAGCTCATCTATTCTCTGATAAATGGATGGTAAGTTTTCAAAAAACAGCTCATCTGCCAGAATGTATTTCATTCCGTACTGGTGTGCCGTATCGAATAATTTTAAGGTATTGGAATTTCTTTGAATACCGATATGCAGGGAATGAATTTCTCCTTCCTGAGCAATTTGCCAAAATCCCGTCCCTGAGCTTGCTCCTACTCCATTTTCCGGCTGTCTGTTATCAAAATGGGCATCAATATTAATGATCCCGACTTTTTGTTCAGGAAAAGCTGTTTTAACACCTAAGTAATGGGCATAAGTAACTTCATGACCACCTCCTAATACCATTGACTTTCCTCCTTTCAACAAAACTTTGGAAACGTTTTTGGCAAGGTTATTTTGAGCGTTTTCTAATTTTCCATCTTCACAGGTAACATTTCCAAAATCCAGTAACGAAAAATCAGGAAGAATCACCGGAAAGTTGGACATATTTTTTCTTATAATGCATGGAGCATCTTTTGCACCCTGCCTTCCTTTATTCCTTCGAACCCCTTCATCTACAGCAAATCCGTGTAAAACGAAATCATTCGTTGAAATCATATCGTAATTCGTTTCTTCTTTTACTCTTTGAAATAGTCTGTGATAAAGAAGCTCTTCACCGTCTAATCTACCCTGCCAGATTTTGTTCATTACCTTGATAATTTTGTATTTAATCTAAACTTTTTGTCCGTCAATGTAAACACTTTCAACTTTTAAGCTTCCCTGATTATAAAGGACATTTTGAAAATTATTGGTTTTAAAAGTTACAAAATCTGCTTTCAAACCTTCAGCTAATTTACCTCTGTCTTCCAAACCAAGTGCAAATGCCGAACGGAACGTCATTCCGGCTAACACTTCTGCTGTCGTTAGTTTTTCGAATGTAGCTAAAATGGAAGCCTGTGTAATCAGGTTTCCCATCGGTGCAGAGCCAGGATTCCAGTCGCTTGCGATGGCTACAATCGCTCCTGCATCCAATAATTTTCTTGCCGGAGTAAATTTTTCTCCCAATCCTAAACTTGCTCCCGGTAAAGCCGTTGCCACAGTTTCTGATTGTGCTAAAAATTCAATATCTTCATCAATCGTTGCTTCCAAGTGATCTGCAGATTTTGCCCCCACTTCCACCGCAATTCTTGAACTTCCAGGTGTGAACTGATCCGCATGAACAGTAATTTCAAAACCTAAGTCTTTCGTTTTAAGTAAAAAACTTTTACTTTCTTCAGGCTGAAATGCCGATTTCTCAATAAAAATATCCACACGTTTTGCCAGATTTTCTTCTTTTACCTTAGGTAAAATCTCAGTTAAGATATATTGTAAATATTCTTCATTATTTCCATCAAAATCTCTTGGCTTTAAATGTGCAGAAAGACAGGTAGGAACTAAAGTTGCTTTAGTTTTTCCCTGAGCTTTTTTAATGATTCGAAGCATTTTCAATTCATTTTCTACGTCTAAACCATAACCACTTTTTACTTCAATAGTTGTGATTCCTAGCGAAATCAGAAAATCAATTCTTTCCAGTAAAGTTTTTAATAATTCTTCTTCTGAAGCATTTCTTGTATGCTGAACAGAGCTCCAGATTCCACCTCCACTTTCTGCAATCTCAAGATATGTCTTTCCTGCATTACGCATTGCAAAATCATTCGCACGGTTTCCACCAAAGCAAATATGAGTGTGAGAATCTACAAAAGCGGGAAGAACGATCTGTTCACCCTCTACAGTTTCAATCTCTATATTTTGATTTTCAGATTTTAATGTTTCAAAATTTCCAAGTTGCCGGATTTTGTCATTATTGACTAAAATACCTCCATCAGTAATAATTTCAAGTTGCTCATCAGAAAGCTTTCCTCTTAAAGGAAGATTCGCAAGTGTTATAACCTGCTTAAAAGGACCAATAAGTTTCATTTATTTAGTTTAATGCTAAAATTTAGATAAAAATACTTTTAAACTTACTTTACTACACACTTTAAGTATGATAAAACGAATATAAGGTCTATCATTCATCAAGGATCGCAGAAAGAATAAGCAAAAGAGTTATCTTATTTTCTCTCTCAAAAATACTCAAAATATCTCTTCTGCTCAAATCTTAATTTTTCGCCTGTTCCTGTCTTCATCTTAACCTCAATTTTCCTATCTTTACGGTAAATGAAATTGAATTAATGCCCGATTTTTTACATCCAGACAAAGACAACTACTCCCGTGAAGAGCTGATGCAGGAAGAACAGATTCGTCCTCAAAGCTTTAAAGATTTTGCGGGACAGAGGAAAACTTTGGAAAATCTTGAAGTCTTCGTGACTGCCGCCAAGAAGCGTGGTGGCGCTCTTGACCATGTTTTATTGCATGGTCCTCCCGGTTTGGGTAAAACCACTTTAGCGAATATTATTGCCAACGAATTGGGTGTAAATTGTAAAATTACATCCGGACCAGTTCTGGATAAGCCGGGAAGTTTAGCCGGACTTTTGACAAACCTAGAGGAAAACGACGTTCTTTTCATTGATGAAATTCATCGCCTGTCTCCTGTCGTAGAAGAATACTTATACTCCGCGATGGAAGATTATAAAATAGATATTATGCTGGAAACCGGTCCGAACGCGAGAAGTGTTCAGATTGGCCTGAATCCTTTTACTTTAGTTGGTGCAACGACCAGAAGCGGAATGCTGACAAAACCGATGCTTGCCAGATTCGGGATTCAAAGCAGGCTTGAATATTACACCATCGAACTTTTATCAATGATTATCATCAGGAGTGCAAGAGTTTTGGGTGTAAAGATCTATGAAGATGCAGCCATTGAAATTGCAAGAAGAAGCCGCGGAACCCCGAGAATTGCCAATGCTCTATTGAGAAGAGTCCGGGATTTTGCAGAGATAAAAGGTAATGGTGAAATTGAAATTAACATCACCAAATATGCTCTTGATTCATTAAATGTAGATGAATTCGGATTGGATGAAATGGATAATAAGATCATGCGTGTGATGATTGAGAATTTCAAAGGAAAACCTGTGGGTATTTCCGCACTCGCTACCTCAATAGCCGAAAACCCTGAAACACTGGAAGAGGTTTATGAACCGTTTTTAATTCAGGAGGGATTTATCATTAGAACTCCGAGAGGCCGCGAAGTGACTGAGAAAGCATATAAACATTTAAATATTGCAAGACCTAAAAATCCCGGGAAATTATTTTAGATAATGTTTATACCTAAATTATACAAAAGCGAAGATTACAATCTGATGAAAGAAATTATCCGAGAGCATTCTTTTGCTTTATTAATTTCTTCCGTAGATAAGATTCGTGCCACCCATTCGATGATGTTGCTGAATGAAGATGACACAGAAAATATTTTTATTGAAACCCATATTTCGAAAGCCAATCCACAGGCAAAAGCATTAAAAAACGGAGATGAAGTTCTTTGTGATTTTTTAGGAGCCCATGCGTATATTTCTAGCAGCTGGTACGATCATGTGAATGTTTCTACCTGGAATTATGAGGCGGTGCAAATCTATGGAAAAGTGGAACTGATGAATCCTGAAGAGTTGTATCATCATCTGGATAAACTGACTTCCAAATATGAGAAGTTTCAGCAGTGTCCGATGATGGTAGAAAATATGGGAAAGGAATTTGTTGAGAAAGAGATGAAAGGAGCTTTCGGATTAAAAATTATTCCTACTGAAATTTTCATTAAACAGAAACTTTCTCAAAACAGAAAAGAGAACGATTTTAAAAATATCATTTCAAATCTTGAAAACAGCGATGAAAATGGAAAAAAGATTGCTGAGAAAATGAAACTGTTAAAAAATAATACATTATAAAACTTAATATTATATGAAACTATATCCAATACAGTGTGGAAAATTTAAATTGGATGGCGGTGCCATGTTTGGAGTCGTCCCAAAGAGTTTGTGGGAAAAGACTAATCCTGGAGACGAAAAAAACCTGATCGAGCTTGGAACACGCTCACTTCTTGTGGAAGACGGAAAGAAATTAATTTTAATTGATTGCGGTCTTGGAAATAAACAAGACGATAAATTCTTTGGACATTATTCTCTTTGGGGAGATGATAATTTAGATAAAAATTTAAAGAAATATGGTTTCGTAAGAGAAGATATTACTGATGTTTTCTTAACGCACCTTCATTTCGACCATTGTGGTGGAGCTATTGAATGGAACGATGACAGAACGGGCTACAGACCGGCTTTCAAAAACGCACAGTTCTGGACCAACGAAAACCACTGGCAATGGGCAACAGAGCCTAACGCGAGAGAAAAAGCAAGTTTTCTAAAAGAAAATATCATCCCAATGCAGGAAAGCGGACAATTAAACTTCTTACCGCTTCCAACGACCGGAAATTATGGCTTCGCACCCGATTTGAAAATGGATGTTATATTTGTTGATGGGCACACAGAGAAACAAATGTTACCTGTCATTCAATACCAGGATAAAACAATAGTTTTTGCTGCTGACTTGATTCCTACAGTAGGACATATCAATCAGGTATATGTGATGGGATATGATACAAGACCTCTTTTGACATTAGAAGAAAAAGGAAAATTCCTGAAGCAATGTGTGGATAATGAATACCTGTTGTTCTTTGAACATGATGCACACAATGAATTAGCCAGTCTTAAAATGACTGAAAAAGGAGTAAGATTGGATGAGACGTTTAGTTTTAATGATGTTTTCGGATATTAATTTTTAAGTATGGAAGAATTACAATCAGAAACTCAGAAAGCAGAGCCAGAACCGTTATCTGCCCCAAAAATAATTGGTTTAACAGGCGGAATAGGCTCCGGAAAAACTACGGTTGCAAAATTTATTGAAGAATTTGGATTTCCTGTATATTACTCGGATGACAGAGCAAAAGATATCGTAAATGACAATGATGCACTGAAAGGTAAAATCATCGAACTTTTAGGTAATGAAGCTTATGAAAATGGTGTCTATAACAGAAAGTTTGTTGCTGAAAAAGTTTTTAATAATAAAGATTTGCTTCAAAGCTTAAATGAAATTATTCATCCTGCGGTCCGGATTGATTTTGAAGAATGGGTAAAGAGACAAACCAAATATTTGGTTTTTAAGGAAACTGCTTTATTATTTGAATTACAACTCAATAGGCAATGTTACCAATCTGTTTTAGTAACTGCCGAAGATAATATCAGGGCGAAAAGGGTTATGGATAGAGACCGTAAAACCTACCGGGAAGTAGAAGCCGTTATGGAAAAGCAGATGCCTGAAAAAGATAAAATAAAATTGGCAGATTATGTCATCTATAACAATACAAATTTGGAGGATCTAAAAGAACAAACCGAAAAAATCATTTTTAGTATTGAATAAAATACAGCTCGTTGGAATTTTCAGCGAGCATTTTATTTCTTTTATAATAATATTAAAAAAATCAGCTCTCATTTCTGAGAGCTGATTCTATTTTAAAAAGTAATCGTTGTATGATTTTTATTCCTTAATGAATTTCTTCTGTACCGAAGTTGAACCATCCTGAATATCGATCATATAAACTCCATTAATCAATGTATGAACATCTACCTTGTTGTTTAAGATAATTCCACTCGCGATTAACTGGCCTGCTGCACTATAAATCTTATAGTTAGCTCTCTTGCTGATATTCTTAACATTCAATACTGTACTTACAGGGTTAGGATAAATTAAGATATCATTCTGATTCAGTAAGTTAGTAGCTGGTTTCTTAGAGATTCTCACTGTGTAA
Above is a genomic segment from Chryseobacterium geocarposphaerae containing:
- the hutG gene encoding formimidoylglutamase, translated to MNKIWQGRLDGEELLYHRLFQRVKEETNYDMISTNDFVLHGFAVDEGVRRNKGRQGAKDAPCIIRKNMSNFPVILPDFSLLDFGNVTCEDGKLENAQNNLAKNVSKVLLKGGKSMVLGGGHEVTYAHYLGVKTAFPEQKVGIINIDAHFDNRQPENGVGASSGTGFWQIAQEGEIHSLHIGIQRNSNTLKLFDTAHQYGMKYILADELFFENLPSIYQRIDELLESVDYVYLTICMDVFNASIAPGVSASAYNGIFADATFMHFYRHILKSKKLLALDVAEVNPLFDIQERTARLAACLMNEWFMI
- the hutI gene encoding imidazolonepropionase, with amino-acid sequence MKLIGPFKQVITLANLPLRGKLSDEQLEIITDGGILVNNDKIRQLGNFETLKSENQNIEIETVEGEQIVLPAFVDSHTHICFGGNRANDFAMRNAGKTYLEIAESGGGIWSSVQHTRNASEEELLKTLLERIDFLISLGITTIEVKSGYGLDVENELKMLRIIKKAQGKTKATLVPTCLSAHLKPRDFDGNNEEYLQYILTEILPKVKEENLAKRVDIFIEKSAFQPEESKSFLLKTKDLGFEITVHADQFTPGSSRIAVEVGAKSADHLEATIDEDIEFLAQSETVATALPGASLGLGEKFTPARKLLDAGAIVAIASDWNPGSAPMGNLITQASILATFEKLTTAEVLAGMTFRSAFALGLEDRGKLAEGLKADFVTFKTNNFQNVLYNQGSLKVESVYIDGQKV
- the ruvB gene encoding Holliday junction branch migration DNA helicase RuvB translates to MPDFLHPDKDNYSREELMQEEQIRPQSFKDFAGQRKTLENLEVFVTAAKKRGGALDHVLLHGPPGLGKTTLANIIANELGVNCKITSGPVLDKPGSLAGLLTNLEENDVLFIDEIHRLSPVVEEYLYSAMEDYKIDIMLETGPNARSVQIGLNPFTLVGATTRSGMLTKPMLARFGIQSRLEYYTIELLSMIIIRSARVLGVKIYEDAAIEIARRSRGTPRIANALLRRVRDFAEIKGNGEIEINITKYALDSLNVDEFGLDEMDNKIMRVMIENFKGKPVGISALATSIAENPETLEEVYEPFLIQEGFIIRTPRGREVTEKAYKHLNIARPKNPGKLF
- a CDS encoding FMN-binding negative transcriptional regulator — its product is MFIPKLYKSEDYNLMKEIIREHSFALLISSVDKIRATHSMMLLNEDDTENIFIETHISKANPQAKALKNGDEVLCDFLGAHAYISSSWYDHVNVSTWNYEAVQIYGKVELMNPEELYHHLDKLTSKYEKFQQCPMMVENMGKEFVEKEMKGAFGLKIIPTEIFIKQKLSQNRKENDFKNIISNLENSDENGKKIAEKMKLLKNNTL
- a CDS encoding MBL fold metallo-hydrolase; protein product: MKLYPIQCGKFKLDGGAMFGVVPKSLWEKTNPGDEKNLIELGTRSLLVEDGKKLILIDCGLGNKQDDKFFGHYSLWGDDNLDKNLKKYGFVREDITDVFLTHLHFDHCGGAIEWNDDRTGYRPAFKNAQFWTNENHWQWATEPNAREKASFLKENIIPMQESGQLNFLPLPTTGNYGFAPDLKMDVIFVDGHTEKQMLPVIQYQDKTIVFAADLIPTVGHINQVYVMGYDTRPLLTLEEKGKFLKQCVDNEYLLFFEHDAHNELASLKMTEKGVRLDETFSFNDVFGY
- the coaE gene encoding dephospho-CoA kinase (Dephospho-CoA kinase (CoaE) performs the final step in coenzyme A biosynthesis.), translating into MEELQSETQKAEPEPLSAPKIIGLTGGIGSGKTTVAKFIEEFGFPVYYSDDRAKDIVNDNDALKGKIIELLGNEAYENGVYNRKFVAEKVFNNKDLLQSLNEIIHPAVRIDFEEWVKRQTKYLVFKETALLFELQLNRQCYQSVLVTAEDNIRAKRVMDRDRKTYREVEAVMEKQMPEKDKIKLADYVIYNNTNLEDLKEQTEKIIFSIE